In Saccharomyces eubayanus strain FM1318 chromosome XV, whole genome shotgun sequence, a single window of DNA contains:
- the NGL1 gene encoding RNA exonuclease translates to MFSRRFIPVAQSTKQNIGKYVRKDARFTLLTYNMLSPSYMWPQVYTYVAERYKNWNYRHKLLEKELLTTFKADIMCLQEMTTGDYENYWRNSIGVDINYGSKFISKTPPKYWEKPIKDMDGVSIFYNLEKFDYISSSGIYLNQLLNVFNERELKYLYNKKVTLTDGASNVIGEDSLLDVLKGKNQVCLFVSLKHKESNTIFVVLNTHLYWKYDEVKLTQCMIIMRELSKIIKQLLPGDADAQEKVKILFTGDLNSTRDSLVVNFLQGQIVNHGDLNLVNPMRPYLDRCVYDDIPSDYFVHTCYSGKLKGIFDYVWYHDSDFLLTKILTGNEVSDELLASSQLGLPNENHPSDHIPLLTEFKIL, encoded by the coding sequence ATGTTCTCTCGAAGGTTTATTCCAGTTGCACAATCTACTAAGCAGAACATTGGCAAATATGTGCGAAAAGATGCTAGATTCACTTTGTTGACATACAATATGCTCTCACCGTCATATATGTGGCCGCAAGTCTATACTTATGTTGCGGAGCGGTATAAAAACTGGAATTATAGGCACAAACTGCTAGAGAAGGAGCTTCTAACTACTTTTAAGGCAGATATTATGTGCCTGCAAGAAATGACTACGGGGGATTACGAAAACTATTGGCGCAATTCCATTGGAGTTGATATCAATTACGGGTCCAAGTTCATCTCCAAGACCCCACCCAAGTATTGGGAGAAACCGATCAAAGATATGGATGGTGTATCCATTTTTTATAAccttgaaaaattcgaCTATATTTCATCGTCAGGGATTTACTTGAATCAATTACTAAATGTTTTTAATGAACGTGAATTGAAATACTTGTACAATAAAAAGGTGACTTTAACAGACGGCGCTTCTAATGTTATTGGCGAAGACAGTTTATTGGATGTTTTGAAGGGCAAGAATCAGGTATGCTTATTCGTATCCTTGAAACATAAGGAATCGAATACCATATTTGTCGTTTTAAATACTCACCTGTATTGGAAATATGACGAAGTAAAGCTGACACAATGTATGATCATAATGAGAGAACTgtcaaaaataatcaagCAACTTCTTCCAGGTGATGCAGATGCTCAAGAGAAAGTGAAGATTTTATTCACTGGTGATTTAAATTCTACAAGAGATTCATTAgttgttaattttttgcaGGGCCAGATAGTTAATCATGGAGATCTTAATCTTGTTAACCCAATGAGACCGTATTTGGACCGTTGTGTTTATGACGACATACCAAGTGACTATTTCGTGCATACGTGCTATTCAGGGAAATTGAAGGGTATTTTTGATTATGTCTGGTATCACGACTCAGACTTCTTATTAACTAAGATTTTAACCGGTAACGAAGTTTCAGATGAATTGTTAGCATCAAGTCAATTAGGCCTACCCAATGAAAACCATCCCAGTGATCATATACCCCTACTAACAGAATTCAAGATACTATGA
- the NOP12 gene encoding rRNA-processing protein NOP12, giving the protein MLIAIFSLSSFSLKLLYVAFSNSRHFVDKTVKYYPTDYHYTKIERENMSSAIDNLFGKVDEKKVESAVDKLFSSSCGPINKIQVKSKTRTVLPDSKKRERSTETSQEKVENKDAEVVEEQTEDATLPKPKKVKKTKNSDEDEGLEARYYAKLLNEESKDDKAKTVSGDKAASTTKSNDLTTPNASAAKKVDFKEDELEKAERTVFIGNILSTVITSKKVYKEFKKLFGTSPAVETEESDNDDEKEDAKKESSNPFAIESIRFRSISFDEALPRKVAFVQQKFHKSRDTVNAYIVYKNKSAVRQICSNLNGTLLQDHHLRVDAVAHPAPHDNKRSIFVGNLDFEEIEESLWKHFESCGDIEYVRIIRDSKTNVGKGFAYVQFKDLQSVNKALLLNEKPMKSQKQEDEDSKKPAKKARKLRVSRCKNMKRGTTVGAGLDKNGLTDSQRTKAGRAKKVLGKADRATLGQEITIEGQRAKKGEGSTHLKKRKQRSPTGRVTQRSIAFKKAQAEKTKK; this is encoded by the coding sequence atgcTCATcgcaattttttcactttcttcCTTTAGTCTTAAACTGTTATATGTAGCTTTCAGTAATTCAAGACATTTCGTTGATAAAACGGTTAAATATTATCCTACAGACTACCATTACACTAAGATTGAACGTGAAAATATGTCGTCTGCAATTGATAATCTTTTCGGTAAAGTTGACgagaaaaaagtagaatCCGCCGTGGATAAACTATTCAGTTCATCTTGTGGTCCTATCAATAAAATACAGGTCAAGAGTAAAACCCGTACTGTTCTTCCTGATTCCaagaagagagaaagaTCCACCGAAACCAGCCAGGAGAAGGTAGAAAACAAGGACGCAGAAGTTGTCGAGGAACAAACTGAAGATGCCACCCTTCCAAAGCCAAAAAAGGtcaaaaaaactaaaaacagtgacgaagacgaaggTTTAGAGGCCCGTTACTATGCCAAATTACTAAACGAAGAATCCAAGGATGATAAAGCTAAAACAGTCAGCGGCGATAAAGCAgcatcaacaacaaaatcCAATGACCTAACCACACCAAATGCATCAGCAGCCAAGAAGGtagatttcaaagaagatgaattggaaaaagcaGAAAGAACTGTTTTTATTGGTAATATACTAAGTACTGTTATTACATCCAAAAAAGTCTATAAAGAATTTAAGAAACTTTTCGGTACAAGTCCAGCTGTCGAAACTGAAGAATCCGATAACGATgacgaaaaagaagatgcCAAGAAGGAAAGCTCTAACCCATTTGCCATTGAAAGTATAAGATTTAGATCCATTTCCTTTGATGAAGCTCTTCCCAGAAAGGTTGCGTTTGTCCAACAAAAATTCCACAAGTCAAGAGACACCGTAAACGCTTACATCGTATATAAGAACAAGTCAGCTGTAAGACAAATTTGCTCGAACTTAAACGGTACCCTTTTACAAGATCATCATTTAAGAGTCGACGCTGTTGCACATCCAGCTCCTCATGACAACAAGCGCTCTATCTTTGTAGGTAATttggattttgaagaaattgaagaaagtCTTTGGAAACACTTCGAATCATGTGGTGATATTGAATACGTCCGTATCATCAGAGATTCAAAGACAAATGTGGGTAAAGGGTTTGCTTATGTACAGTTTAAGGACTTGCAAAGTGTTAACAAAGCTCTTTTGTTGAACGAAAAACCTATGAAGTCTCAAAAgcaagaagacgaagattcaaaaaaaccagCCAAGAAGGCAAGAAAGTTGCGTGTTTCCAGATGTAAAAACATGAAAAGAGGTACCACTGTTGGAGCTGGCTTAGATAAAAATGGTTTAACTGATTCACAAAGAACCAAAGCTGGTAGAGCCAAGAAGGTTTTAGGTAAGGCCGACAGGGCAACTTTGGGCCAGGAAATTACCATCGAAGGTCAAAGAGCCAAAAAGGGCGAAGGCTCCACCCACttaaagaagaggaaacaAAGATCTCCTACAGGTAGAGTGACGCAGAGATCGATAGCATTCAAGAAAGCCCAAGctgaaaaaacaaagaaatag
- the RPS15 gene encoding 40S ribosomal protein uS19, with translation MSQAANVKKRVFKTHSYRGVDLEKLLEMSTEDFVKLAPARVRRRFARGMTSKPAGFMKKLRAAKLAAPESEKPTPVRTHMRNMIIVPEMIGSVVGIYNGKSFNQVEIRPEMLGHYLGEFSITYTPVRHGRAGATTSRFTPLK, from the coding sequence ATGTCTCAAGCTGCTAACGTCAAGAAGAGAGTTTTCAAGACCCACTCCTACAGAGGTGtcgatttggaaaaattgttAGAAATGTCCACTGAAGATTTCGTCAAGTTGGCTCCAGCTAGAgttagaagaagatttgcCCGTGGTATGACTTCCAAGCCAGCCGGTTtcatgaagaaattgagaGCTGCTAAGTTGGCTGCTCCAGAAAGTGAAAAGCCAACCCCAGTTAGAACTCACATGAGAAACATGATCATTGTTCCAGAAATGATTGGTTCCGTCGTCGGTATCTACAACGGTAAGTCTTTCAACCAAGTTGAAATCAGACCAGAAATGTTGGGTCACTACTTGGGTGAATTCTCCATCACTTACACCCCAGTCAGACACGGTAGAGCCGGTGCTACTACTTCCCGTTTCACCCCATTGAAATAA
- the RPP2A gene encoding ribosomal protein P2 alpha — protein MKYLAAYLLLNAAGNTPDATKIKAVLESVGIEIEDEKVSSVLSALEGKSVDELVTEGNEKLAAVPAAGPASAGGAAAASGDAAAEEDKEEEAAEESDDDMGFGLFD, from the coding sequence atgaagtaCTTAGCTGCTTACCTATTATTGAACGCTGCTGGCAACACTCCAGATGCCACCAAGATCAAGGCCGTTTTGGAATCCGTCGGTATTGAAATCGAAGACGAAAAGGTCTCCTCCGTCTTGTCCGCTTTGGAAGGTAAGTCTGTTGACGAATTAGTTACTGAAGGTAACGAAAAGTTGGCTGCTGTTCCAGCTGCTGGCCCAGCCTCTGCTGGTGGCGCTGCTGCTGCCTCCGGtgatgctgctgctgaagaagacaaggaagaagaagccgCTGAAGAATCCGATGACGACATGGGTTTCGGTTTATTCGATTAA